The sequence below is a genomic window from Cloacibacillus sp..
TTCAAGGTCCGCGGCCATAATCTTCATCGGCGCGGAAAGCGTCTTTTTGCCCTGGTGCACGGCCTCCGGCGTCTGTTTGCCGTAAAGGTCACGAAGCTCTTGGACAAAGTATTCGGCGCTCCATGCGTCATAGCCCAGGCTATAAATATAAAGTCCATGCCCGACGCGCAGTTCTTCAAACCACTCAACAATAAAGCGGTAGT
It includes:
- a CDS encoding terminase TerL endonuclease subunit, yielding YRFIVEWFEELRVGHGLYIYSLGYDAWSAEYFVQELRDLYGKQTPEAVHQGKKTLSAPMKIMAADLECKLINYNNNPIMKWCLSNVSIDIDKNDNIQPCKLDARKRIDGAAALLDAYVQLERHRSDYIALL